The following proteins are encoded in a genomic region of Methylobacterium tardum:
- a CDS encoding SulP family inorganic anion transporter, producing the protein MSRNLSGTAGLLHGWRSNVRADALSGIVVALALIPEAIGFSVIAGVDPKVGLYASVVIACTIAFAGGRPAMISAATAATAVVMVDLVREHGVQYLFAATILMGLIQILAGLLKLGRLMRFVSQSVMTGFVNALAILIFLAQLPELTGVTPATYGLIALGLVIIYGFPRITRAIPSPLVAIAVLTTLTAAFHLDVRTVSHLGALPSALPSFALPDVPLTLETLRILLPYAVTLAAVGLLESLLTAQIVDDMTDTGSNKNRECMGQGLANMASAVFGGMGGCAMIGQSVINVSSGARGRLSTLVAGAFLLVLLVALQGLLAVVPVAALTAVMIMVSLNTFSWRSLAQLRTNPLPSSAVMLATVLVVVATRDLAIGVLVGVLLSGVFFAGKVSRLSRVTAALSADGRTRTYHVTGQVFFASAGTFTDAIDVLEPVERLVIDVHAAHFWDISAVAALDRVVLKARARGRSVEVIGLNAASATLVERFGTHDKAGASPSLASH; encoded by the coding sequence ATGTCACGCAACTTATCCGGAACTGCCGGCCTCCTTCACGGGTGGAGGTCGAACGTGCGCGCCGACGCCCTCTCGGGGATCGTCGTCGCCCTCGCGTTGATCCCCGAAGCCATCGGGTTCTCGGTCATCGCCGGAGTCGACCCGAAGGTCGGCCTCTACGCCTCGGTGGTGATTGCCTGCACGATCGCATTCGCGGGCGGCCGCCCGGCGATGATATCGGCGGCGACAGCCGCCACCGCGGTGGTGATGGTCGATCTCGTGCGCGAGCACGGAGTCCAGTACCTGTTCGCCGCCACCATCCTGATGGGGCTGATCCAGATTCTCGCCGGCCTGCTGAAGCTCGGCCGGTTGATGCGCTTCGTGTCGCAATCGGTCATGACCGGCTTCGTCAACGCGCTGGCGATCCTGATCTTCCTGGCGCAGCTTCCCGAGCTGACCGGCGTGACGCCGGCCACCTACGGGCTGATCGCCCTCGGCCTCGTGATCATCTACGGCTTCCCGCGGATCACGCGGGCGATCCCGTCGCCGCTCGTGGCGATCGCGGTGCTGACCACGCTCACGGCGGCGTTCCACCTCGACGTCCGGACGGTCTCGCATCTGGGCGCCCTGCCCTCGGCGCTACCGAGCTTCGCCCTGCCCGACGTTCCGCTCACCCTCGAGACCCTGCGGATCCTGCTGCCCTACGCGGTGACCCTGGCGGCGGTGGGATTGCTGGAGAGCCTGCTCACCGCGCAGATCGTCGACGACATGACCGATACCGGCAGCAACAAGAATCGCGAATGCATGGGCCAGGGTCTGGCCAACATGGCCTCGGCGGTGTTCGGCGGCATGGGCGGCTGCGCGATGATCGGCCAGTCGGTGATCAACGTCTCGTCAGGCGCGCGCGGCCGGCTGTCCACTTTGGTGGCCGGCGCCTTCCTGCTGGTGCTTCTCGTCGCGCTGCAGGGTCTGCTCGCCGTCGTCCCGGTGGCGGCGTTGACGGCCGTGATGATCATGGTCTCGCTGAACACCTTCTCGTGGCGCTCGCTGGCGCAGCTGCGCACCAACCCGCTGCCGTCATCGGCAGTGATGCTGGCCACCGTCCTGGTGGTCGTGGCGACCCGCGACCTCGCCATCGGCGTCCTGGTCGGCGTGCTCCTGTCCGGGGTGTTCTTCGCCGGGAAGGTGTCGCGGCTGAGCCGGGTGACCGCCGCGCTGTCCGCCGACGGCAGGACCAGGACCTACCACGTCACCGGCCAAGTCTTCTTCGCCTCGGCCGGCACCTTCACGGACGCGATCGACGTGCTGGAGCCGGTCGAGCGTCTCGTGATCGACGTGCACGCCGCGCATTTCTGGGACATCTCGGCGGTCGCCGCCCTCGACCGCGTGGTCCTCAAGGCCCGCGCAAGGGGACGCAGCGTCGAGGTGATCGGGCTCAACGCGGCGAGCGCCACCCTGGTCGAGCGTTTCGGCACGCACGACAAGGCCGGCGCATCGCCGTCGCTGGCAAGCCACTGA
- a CDS encoding methyl-accepting chemotaxis protein: MQIGGKLLGFVGACSLTTLVVAGVSVATLQSFERSLTKVENASIRALNAANFNRLAAEVTMDSRGVYASADRTEAAKYAAGVRKGLADMDALRSEWAPQVTEAERPLFDAMARNADAFRALRTALAEAGETVSPRAAADLGFNDANRANRKAFQASIDTLVNQGRAEMAAIKGETQALFQARTLLLLGLALAGALICGALGLLVGQRQIARPLRAVSDAIQRLSRGDHTLPAIKPGRDEIGAIWTSMQVFSAAIRDAEALRQDHERMDAEAALRKRAEMSSLADRFQGSIGGLVDHLAGAANGMERAAAAMAGNAEHTGTQSQAVTRAAETTAHNVEAVAAATEELAATASEIGVQVTQTSTAAESAVEAARRTRSSVQALARSADGIGQVVSLISTIAGQTNLLALNATIEAARAGEAGRGFAVVATEVKDLATQTAKATEEIAGQIAAMRAATHEAVAAIEEIGGTIEQVHGIALGVAAAVEEQQLATQEIARSVSEAASGTRSVTETMAHVLEAARQTGASAAEVLDAAADIARRSNGLGGEVAGFVAQVRAA, from the coding sequence ATGCAAATCGGCGGAAAGCTCCTGGGGTTCGTCGGCGCCTGCAGCCTGACGACGCTGGTCGTGGCGGGCGTCAGCGTGGCGACGCTTCAGAGCTTCGAACGCTCGTTGACCAAAGTCGAGAATGCCTCGATCCGGGCGCTGAATGCTGCGAACTTCAACCGCCTCGCCGCCGAAGTCACGATGGATTCGCGCGGCGTCTACGCGTCCGCCGACCGGACCGAGGCCGCGAAATACGCCGCCGGTGTCCGCAAGGGCTTGGCCGACATGGACGCGCTGCGGAGCGAGTGGGCGCCGCAGGTGACGGAGGCGGAGCGACCGCTCTTCGACGCGATGGCGCGCAATGCCGACGCGTTCCGAGCGCTGCGCACGGCCCTCGCCGAAGCGGGCGAGACGGTGAGCCCGCGCGCCGCCGCCGATCTCGGCTTCAACGACGCGAACCGCGCCAACCGCAAGGCCTTCCAGGCAAGCATCGACACCCTGGTGAATCAGGGGCGTGCCGAGATGGCGGCGATCAAGGGCGAGACGCAGGCGCTGTTCCAGGCGCGGACGCTGCTCCTTCTGGGTCTCGCCCTGGCCGGAGCCCTGATCTGCGGCGCACTCGGCCTGCTGGTCGGGCAGCGCCAGATCGCGCGGCCGCTGCGGGCGGTCTCGGACGCGATCCAGCGCCTGTCGCGCGGCGATCACACCCTGCCGGCCATTAAGCCGGGCCGCGACGAGATCGGGGCGATCTGGACGAGCATGCAGGTGTTCAGCGCGGCGATTCGGGACGCGGAGGCCCTGCGCCAGGATCACGAGCGCATGGATGCCGAGGCGGCCCTGCGCAAGCGCGCCGAGATGTCGAGTCTCGCGGACCGGTTCCAGGGCAGCATCGGCGGTCTCGTCGATCATCTCGCGGGCGCCGCGAACGGGATGGAGCGTGCCGCCGCCGCGATGGCCGGCAATGCCGAGCATACCGGCACGCAGTCGCAGGCCGTGACCCGTGCGGCCGAGACGACGGCCCACAACGTCGAGGCCGTCGCGGCCGCGACCGAGGAGCTGGCCGCCACCGCCAGCGAGATCGGGGTCCAGGTGACCCAGACCTCCACCGCTGCCGAGAGCGCCGTCGAGGCGGCGCGGCGGACGCGCTCCAGCGTCCAGGCGCTCGCCCGCAGTGCCGACGGCATCGGGCAGGTCGTCTCTCTCATCTCCACGATCGCGGGCCAGACCAATCTCCTGGCGCTGAACGCCACGATCGAGGCGGCCCGGGCCGGCGAGGCCGGCCGCGGCTTCGCGGTGGTCGCCACCGAGGTGAAGGATCTCGCGACCCAGACCGCCAAGGCCACCGAGGAGATTGCCGGCCAGATCGCCGCCATGCGCGCCGCGACCCACGAGGCGGTCGCCGCCATCGAGGAGATCGGCGGCACGATCGAGCAGGTCCACGGCATCGCGCTCGGCGTCGCCGCGGCGGTCGAGGAGCAGCAGCTCGCCACGCAGGAGATCGCCCGCAGCGTCTCCGAGGCCGCGAGCGGCACCCGGTCCGTCACCGAGACGATGGCGCATGTCCTCGAGGCAGCCCGCCAGACCGGCGCCAGCGCGGCCGAGGTGCTGGACGCCGCCGCCGACATCGCGCGCCGCTCCAACGGCCTCGGCGGCGAGGTCGCCGGGTTCGTGGCACAGGTGCGCGCCGCCTGA
- a CDS encoding methyl-accepting chemotaxis protein produces the protein MRFINDTGLVTKLSVAFGTLAAVTIGISAIGYSRLSAIELTNGMTEHSYKVLTELESVTTSMVNQETGLRGYLLSADPKFLEPFRAGQKAFSASFEAVRALTADNGEQQRRLDAVGQSAQTWSDVAAKEIALVEAGNLAKAQQSEAGGVGKASMDALRAKVGDASQAERDLLTIRSTAQEQSFRTAYFTSILGSAASVVIAGLLGILVFAMLTRPLSRLVAVLQRMARGEIEAPIAEAQRGDEIGAVGKAVEGIKAMVAKKAAEDAETKRIADAAAAAERRKTMIELADGFDRAVGGIVGMVSSSATQLQATARTMSATATETSSQSTTVAAAAEEAASNVNTVAAAAEELGSSVQEIGRQVNGSAQLAQLAVTEADQTGALVQELSGSVSRIGDVVGLISNIAGQTNLLALNATIEAARAGAAGKGFAVVAAEVKALAEQTAKATHEISGQIAQIETSTGQAVAAIGGITGRIREISSVATSIAAAVEEQGATTQEIVRNVAQAALGAGEVTTNISGVAGAAEETGAAADQVLNAASELSRQSGNPTAEVGRFLATVRAA, from the coding sequence ATGCGCTTCATCAACGATACCGGGCTTGTGACCAAGCTCTCGGTCGCATTCGGAACTCTGGCTGCAGTCACTATCGGCATCAGTGCGATCGGATACAGTCGTCTGTCAGCTATCGAGCTCACCAATGGCATGACGGAACACAGCTATAAGGTTCTGACGGAGCTCGAAAGCGTGACCACGTCGATGGTCAATCAGGAGACGGGTTTGCGCGGATACCTGCTGTCGGCCGATCCGAAGTTCCTTGAACCCTTCCGGGCCGGCCAGAAGGCCTTCAGCGCCTCCTTCGAGGCGGTGCGGGCCTTGACTGCCGACAACGGCGAACAGCAACGGCGCCTCGACGCGGTCGGTCAGTCCGCCCAAACGTGGTCCGACGTCGCCGCCAAGGAGATTGCGCTCGTCGAAGCGGGCAATCTTGCGAAGGCCCAGCAGAGCGAAGCCGGAGGCGTCGGAAAGGCATCGATGGACGCGTTGCGCGCCAAGGTTGGTGACGCGTCGCAGGCCGAGCGGGATCTCCTCACCATCCGGAGCACCGCGCAGGAGCAATCCTTCAGGACGGCCTATTTCACGAGCATCTTGGGCAGCGCGGCCAGCGTCGTGATCGCAGGTCTGCTGGGGATCCTGGTCTTCGCGATGCTTACGCGGCCGCTGAGCCGGCTCGTGGCCGTTCTTCAGCGGATGGCGCGGGGCGAGATCGAGGCGCCGATCGCCGAGGCGCAGCGCGGCGACGAGATCGGTGCGGTCGGGAAGGCCGTGGAGGGCATCAAGGCGATGGTGGCCAAGAAGGCGGCCGAGGACGCCGAGACGAAGCGCATCGCCGATGCGGCGGCCGCGGCCGAGCGGCGTAAGACCATGATCGAGCTGGCCGATGGCTTCGACCGCGCCGTGGGCGGCATCGTCGGCATGGTCTCGTCCTCGGCCACGCAGTTGCAGGCCACGGCCAGGACCATGTCGGCGACCGCGACCGAGACGTCGAGCCAATCGACCACCGTGGCGGCCGCGGCCGAGGAAGCCGCCTCGAACGTCAACACCGTCGCGGCCGCGGCCGAGGAACTGGGATCGTCGGTCCAGGAGATCGGCCGGCAGGTCAACGGCTCGGCCCAGCTGGCCCAGCTGGCGGTGACCGAGGCCGACCAGACCGGCGCACTCGTCCAGGAGTTGAGCGGGTCCGTGTCCCGGATCGGCGACGTGGTCGGCCTGATCTCCAACATCGCCGGACAGACCAATCTGCTGGCGCTCAACGCGACCATTGAGGCTGCCCGGGCCGGCGCCGCGGGCAAGGGCTTCGCCGTGGTGGCCGCGGAGGTGAAGGCATTGGCCGAGCAGACTGCGAAGGCCACGCATGAGATCTCCGGCCAGATCGCTCAGATCGAGACTTCCACCGGGCAAGCCGTGGCAGCCATCGGCGGCATAACCGGGCGCATCCGCGAGATCAGCAGCGTCGCCACGTCGATCGCGGCGGCTGTCGAGGAGCAGGGCGCGACCACGCAGGAGATCGTTCGGAACGTCGCTCAGGCGGCTCTCGGCGCCGGCGAGGTGACGACTAACATCTCCGGTGTCGCGGGCGCCGCCGAAGAGACCGGCGCCGCAGCCGATCAGGTCCTGAACGCGGCTTCGGAATTGTCGCGCCAGTCCGGAAACCCCACGGCCGAGGTCGGACGCTTTCTGGCAACCGTGCGGGCGGCGTGA
- the hslV gene encoding ATP-dependent protease subunit HslV, which translates to MHATTILMVRKGGRVVLGGDGQVSLGQTIVKGNARKVRRLAKGAVIGGFAGATADAFTLFERLEAKLEQYPGQLTRACVELTKDWRTDRYLRRLEAMMLVADRDVSLLLSGSGDVLEPESGVMAIGSGGNYALAAARALEDGELDAEAIVRRAMAIAAEICVYTNGNLVIEALDAA; encoded by the coding sequence ATGCACGCGACCACCATCCTGATGGTCCGGAAGGGCGGCCGTGTCGTGCTCGGCGGCGACGGCCAGGTGAGCCTCGGCCAGACGATCGTGAAGGGCAATGCCCGAAAGGTCCGGCGTCTCGCGAAGGGTGCGGTGATCGGCGGGTTCGCGGGTGCCACGGCCGACGCGTTCACGCTGTTCGAGCGCCTTGAAGCCAAGCTCGAACAATATCCTGGCCAGCTGACCCGCGCCTGCGTGGAGCTGACCAAGGACTGGAGGACCGACCGGTACCTGCGCCGCCTCGAAGCGATGATGCTGGTCGCCGATCGCGACGTCAGCCTGCTTCTGTCAGGTTCAGGGGACGTGCTGGAGCCGGAGAGCGGCGTGATGGCGATCGGCTCGGGCGGCAATTATGCGCTTGCGGCCGCACGCGCCCTGGAAGATGGCGAACTCGACGCCGAGGCGATCGTGCGCCGCGCGATGGCCATCGCAGCCGAGATCTGCGTCTACACGAACGGCAATCTCGTGATCGAGGCGCTCGACGCGGCCTGA
- a CDS encoding MSMEG_0570 family nitrogen starvation response protein yields the protein MPEMHFHIRWPDGSRETCYSPSLVIKDHLAVGQDYPVEEFVALTRLALGIASERVRARYGFPCGRAQAQLARIEMSARRQGPGTVHIESFEE from the coding sequence ATGCCTGAGATGCACTTCCACATCCGCTGGCCGGACGGGTCCAGGGAAACGTGCTACTCGCCGTCACTGGTCATCAAGGATCACCTCGCGGTCGGGCAGGACTACCCCGTCGAGGAGTTCGTGGCCCTGACCCGCCTGGCTCTCGGTATCGCCAGCGAGCGTGTTCGTGCCCGCTACGGTTTCCCCTGCGGCCGGGCACAAGCCCAACTGGCCCGGATCGAGATGTCGGCGCGCCGCCAGGGCCCCGGAACCGTCCACATCGAGTCCTTCGAGGAGTAG
- the selB gene encoding selenocysteine-specific translation elongation factor → MDGGTAEMVRSVAALKTLLVGVIGHVDHGKTALVRALTGIETDRLKEEQARGVSIVPGFALLSSDQGEIDLIDLPGHERFVRAMVSGATGMRAVLLAVDAQEGIKPQTVEHLEIARLIGVRRGVLALTKTDLASPEAIAARSAEITAAASRAGIEAGPVIATSAITGAGLSELAAALSALLVQAEPGTDDGFPYLPVDRVFSRPGFGTVVTGTLRRGPLAVGDNVEIVPGGRTATVRGLQIHGRPVERAEPGRRTAVALRGVGLGEIARGQALSLPGLLAPSQWIDVAITAATSAETALAGGTGCRLLVGTTEVEARLRLLDRDALEPGASTQAQLHLADPVSVPAREPFVLRLDSPAATVAGGRVIDPASRRRRRNDPRVMADLAALATGRPAEVIAVRLGQAGAAGASLIELARLAGVAPDRARALLLESGAREVGERIIGAGAFEALRTGALAALSQHHRDNPMEHGIAIERLSRSLSLTEALTGTVLRALAASGAVTQAGTLWRRADFDPARNENEVARRLEQLFRRAGLNPPDESDAVGRDVRRREALTYLVGAGTVIRAVDRVQRRAVLFHREAVAGARTRLTEAFPNATTAESGFLAREAGATLGISRKFSIPLLEHLDAVGFTRRAGDRRVIVGLEPGSPSRGSA, encoded by the coding sequence GTGGACGGCGGCACCGCGGAGATGGTCCGGTCGGTGGCTGCGTTGAAGACCCTCCTCGTCGGCGTGATCGGGCATGTCGATCACGGCAAGACCGCTTTGGTGCGTGCGCTCACCGGGATCGAGACGGACAGGCTCAAGGAAGAACAGGCTCGCGGCGTGTCGATCGTCCCGGGCTTCGCCCTGCTGTCCTCGGATCAGGGTGAGATCGACCTCATCGACCTGCCCGGTCACGAACGATTTGTGCGCGCCATGGTGTCGGGTGCGACCGGCATGCGGGCCGTCCTTCTCGCCGTCGATGCGCAGGAAGGCATCAAGCCGCAGACTGTCGAGCACCTGGAGATCGCCCGCCTGATCGGCGTCCGCCGCGGTGTGCTGGCGCTGACCAAGACGGATCTCGCGTCGCCCGAGGCGATCGCGGCGCGGTCGGCCGAGATCACCGCCGCGGCGTCCCGCGCCGGAATCGAGGCGGGTCCCGTCATCGCCACCTCGGCGATCACCGGCGCAGGCCTCTCTGAGCTTGCCGCGGCTCTGTCCGCGCTGCTGGTCCAGGCAGAGCCCGGCACCGACGACGGCTTCCCGTATCTGCCGGTCGACCGGGTCTTCTCGCGGCCGGGTTTCGGCACGGTGGTCACCGGCACGCTGCGTCGCGGTCCGCTCGCGGTCGGAGACAATGTGGAGATCGTGCCCGGTGGCCGGACCGCAACGGTGCGCGGCCTTCAGATCCACGGCCGCCCGGTCGAGCGCGCCGAGCCCGGGCGTCGAACCGCCGTCGCCCTGCGCGGCGTCGGCCTCGGCGAGATCGCCCGCGGTCAGGCCCTGTCGCTGCCGGGCCTGCTCGCCCCGAGCCAGTGGATCGACGTGGCGATCACGGCCGCAACCAGCGCAGAGACGGCGCTGGCCGGCGGCACCGGTTGCCGCCTGCTGGTCGGCACCACGGAGGTCGAGGCTCGGCTGCGACTGCTCGACCGCGACGCCCTCGAGCCCGGCGCGAGCACCCAGGCGCAGCTGCACCTCGCAGATCCCGTTTCGGTGCCGGCTCGGGAGCCCTTCGTCCTGCGGCTCGACTCGCCGGCGGCGACGGTGGCGGGCGGCCGCGTGATCGATCCGGCCAGCCGGCGGCGCCGGCGGAACGATCCGCGCGTGATGGCCGATCTCGCCGCTCTGGCGACGGGGCGGCCGGCCGAGGTGATTGCGGTCCGTCTCGGGCAGGCCGGCGCGGCCGGCGCGTCGCTGATCGAGCTGGCACGCCTCGCGGGCGTGGCCCCGGACCGGGCTCGGGCGTTGCTGCTCGAATCCGGCGCGCGGGAGGTCGGCGAGCGGATCATCGGGGCCGGAGCCTTCGAGGCCCTCCGGACCGGCGCGCTGGCAGCCCTGTCCCAGCACCATCGTGACAACCCGATGGAGCACGGCATCGCGATCGAGCGTCTGTCCCGCTCGCTGTCTCTCACCGAGGCGCTCACCGGCACGGTCCTGCGGGCTCTCGCCGCTTCAGGTGCGGTCACCCAGGCCGGCACTCTGTGGCGGCGTGCGGATTTCGATCCGGCTCGGAACGAGAACGAGGTCGCCCGCCGGCTGGAGCAGCTCTTCCGCCGCGCCGGCTTGAACCCGCCCGACGAAAGCGACGCCGTGGGTCGCGACGTGCGCCGACGCGAGGCCCTGACCTATCTGGTCGGCGCCGGCACGGTGATCCGCGCCGTCGATCGCGTGCAACGCCGTGCGGTGCTGTTCCACCGCGAGGCGGTTGCCGGTGCCCGGACACGTCTGACCGAGGCCTTCCCCAACGCCACCACGGCCGAGTCGGGCTTCCTGGCCCGAGAGGCCGGAGCGACCCTGGGGATCTCGCGCAAGTTCTCGATCCCGCTCCTCGAGCACCTCGACGCGGTGGGCTTCACCCGGCGGGCCGGGGATCGCCGGGTGATCGTCGGCCTTGAACCGGGTTCTCCCAGCCGGGGTTCGGCCTAG
- a CDS encoding CYTH and CHAD domain-containing protein, producing the protein MSDTDSAAPAEPREIELKLDCAGPDLTALAAHPRLQGAAAVDPELLVTTYYDTPGRDLRAAGLTLRVRAKGGRYIQTVKAGGGNVGLFNRAEWESEIAGETPDPAAWAETAAEQVLREADAPLERLFSTVVRRREIPVEQGASKILVTLDEGRVEAPTGDAPLCEIELELQEGDPADLFLVAQGLAETVPLRLSVKAKSAVGFALLDGKGPSIVKAETLDLPEGASAGDVFRRVARACLRHMRLNETAFLEGGRAPEALHQIRVALRRLRSALSLFAPMLEGDPRAEGFNDEIKRVTEPFGHARNLDVFLGHTLPTLVEERPDDQGLDGLRERAEAERERAYDAVLATLESPQWRGLIIEFAGWIETGSWAAQPAANEDGRDFAARVLDRARLRLKKRGRGLKKLDPHTRHRARIAAKKLRYGAEFFAGLFHKKKSRRRQDKFGAALSDLQDHLGVLNDQETARAMTESLSGPPMPGPDDPGAQKLLEAAAEARAELLDVKPFWR; encoded by the coding sequence ATGAGCGACACCGATAGCGCCGCCCCGGCAGAGCCCCGTGAGATCGAGCTGAAGCTCGACTGCGCCGGTCCGGACCTGACTGCGCTCGCCGCCCATCCGCGGCTCCAGGGCGCTGCGGCCGTAGACCCCGAGCTCCTGGTCACGACCTATTACGACACGCCGGGCCGTGACCTCCGGGCGGCGGGCCTGACCTTGCGCGTGCGCGCGAAGGGCGGCCGCTATATCCAGACCGTGAAGGCGGGCGGCGGCAATGTCGGCCTGTTCAACCGGGCCGAGTGGGAATCCGAGATCGCCGGCGAGACGCCGGACCCGGCGGCCTGGGCCGAGACCGCGGCAGAGCAGGTCCTGCGCGAGGCCGATGCGCCCCTGGAGCGTCTGTTCTCCACCGTGGTGAGGCGCCGCGAGATTCCGGTCGAGCAGGGCGCGTCGAAGATCCTGGTCACCCTGGACGAGGGCCGTGTCGAGGCCCCGACCGGCGATGCGCCGCTCTGCGAGATCGAGCTGGAGCTTCAGGAGGGCGACCCGGCCGACCTCTTCCTGGTCGCTCAGGGGCTCGCCGAGACCGTGCCGCTGCGCCTGTCGGTAAAGGCAAAGAGTGCGGTCGGCTTCGCGCTGCTCGACGGCAAGGGCCCGTCGATCGTCAAGGCAGAGACGCTGGACCTTCCCGAGGGCGCGAGCGCCGGCGACGTTTTCCGTCGTGTCGCGCGGGCCTGCCTACGCCACATGCGCCTCAACGAGACGGCGTTCCTGGAGGGCGGCCGGGCCCCCGAGGCGCTGCATCAGATCCGCGTGGCGCTGCGCCGGCTGCGCTCGGCCCTGTCGCTGTTCGCGCCCATGCTGGAGGGCGATCCGCGCGCGGAGGGCTTCAACGACGAGATCAAGCGGGTGACCGAGCCGTTCGGCCACGCCCGCAACCTCGATGTGTTCCTCGGGCACACGCTGCCGACTTTGGTCGAGGAGCGTCCGGATGATCAGGGTCTCGACGGCCTGCGCGAGCGGGCCGAGGCGGAGCGGGAGCGCGCCTACGACGCGGTCCTCGCAACCCTGGAGAGCCCGCAATGGCGCGGCCTCATCATCGAGTTCGCCGGCTGGATCGAGACCGGCTCCTGGGCGGCACAGCCGGCAGCCAATGAGGACGGTCGCGATTTCGCGGCCCGCGTGCTCGACCGGGCTCGGCTGAGGCTCAAGAAGCGCGGTCGCGGCCTCAAGAAGCTCGACCCCCATACCCGCCACCGTGCCCGGATCGCCGCGAAGAAGCTGCGCTACGGCGCGGAGTTCTTCGCCGGCCTCTTCCACAAGAAGAAGTCGCGGCGGCGGCAGGACAAGTTCGGGGCGGCCCTGTCGGACCTGCAGGACCATCTCGGCGTGCTGAACGATCAGGAGACCGCGCGCGCGATGACCGAGAGCCTGTCCGGGCCGCCGATGCCGGGTCCGGACGACCCGGGGGCACAGAAGCTGCTTGAGGCTGCCGCGGAAGCCCGGGCCGAGCTCCTCGACGTGAAGCCGTTCTGGCGCTGA
- a CDS encoding carboxylate-amine ligase, with the protein MAHAYRFGIEEEFFLADARTRGTPRAGLRAFHAAVRARLDHAEREQLQSQVEVASPPSADVAEAREHLAGLRHSLAEIGADRGVLPFAAGTHPTARWRDQRPTDKARYHGIMADLRMLGRRNLVCGLHVHVEVPDPEARIGLINRLLPFLPVLLALSTSSPFWQGQQTGLAGYRMRAYAELPRTGVPELFADAADYARYVDVMTRAGAIADASYLWWHLRASLKYPTLELRVADSCTRLDDALCIASLFRCLVRHVVRDRTCNAGLTAASRGFVMENLWRAERDGIRATLIDEVRAEAVPLVTCVDDVLGLIAEDADALHCAEACGHARTIAAEGTSADRQMAVFAAARRSGATERAALSAVVDHLADETAAGTTPGPGGHPNNVPAA; encoded by the coding sequence ATGGCCCACGCCTACAGGTTCGGTATCGAGGAGGAGTTCTTCCTCGCCGATGCGCGCACACGCGGGACGCCGCGCGCCGGGCTCCGGGCCTTCCACGCCGCCGTGCGGGCTCGCCTCGACCATGCCGAACGCGAGCAGCTTCAGTCTCAGGTCGAGGTGGCCTCGCCGCCGAGCGCCGATGTCGCCGAGGCCAGGGAGCACCTCGCTGGCTTGCGGCACAGCCTCGCGGAGATCGGCGCCGACCGGGGGGTGCTGCCCTTCGCGGCGGGCACGCACCCCACGGCGCGCTGGCGTGACCAGCGTCCCACCGACAAGGCGCGCTATCACGGCATCATGGCCGACCTCCGCATGCTGGGCCGGCGCAACCTCGTCTGCGGCCTTCATGTCCACGTGGAGGTTCCGGACCCTGAGGCGCGGATCGGGCTGATCAACCGGCTGCTGCCGTTCCTGCCGGTGCTGCTGGCGCTGTCGACCTCATCGCCGTTCTGGCAGGGCCAGCAGACCGGGCTGGCCGGCTACCGAATGCGCGCCTACGCCGAGTTGCCGCGGACCGGCGTGCCGGAGCTGTTCGCCGACGCGGCCGACTACGCCCGCTACGTCGACGTCATGACCAGGGCCGGAGCCATAGCGGATGCCAGCTACCTCTGGTGGCACCTGCGCGCCTCGCTCAAATATCCGACCCTCGAATTGCGGGTGGCCGACAGCTGCACGCGCCTCGACGATGCGCTCTGCATCGCGTCGCTGTTCCGGTGTCTCGTACGGCACGTCGTGCGGGACCGGACCTGCAATGCCGGCCTGACCGCGGCTTCGCGGGGCTTCGTCATGGAGAACCTGTGGCGGGCCGAGCGCGACGGCATCCGGGCCACGCTCATCGATGAGGTCCGCGCTGAAGCGGTACCCTTGGTCACGTGCGTCGATGATGTGCTGGGCCTGATCGCCGAGGACGCAGACGCCCTGCATTGCGCCGAGGCCTGCGGACACGCCCGCACGATCGCGGCCGAAGGGACGAGCGCGGATCGCCAGATGGCCGTGTTCGCGGCAGCGCGCCGGTCCGGAGCCACGGAGCGCGCAGCGCTATCGGCGGTGGTGGACCATCTCGCCGACGAGACCGCCGCCGGCACGACGCCCGGGCCTGGGGGGCACCCGAACAACGTTCCGGCGGCGTGA
- a CDS encoding tellurite resistance TerB family protein → MSLLRDIIGRVGRTVTAYAGDKALMLAAVSAAANVIVADGEVAGREFDAALQGLRADPVLMKGYDALMLETELYEGIARARTRLGRAENLRHVGAISERPAIQRENVFLIAADVADQDGISNIEASALGEIAAALRVDGVGLLRANPVRHPPA, encoded by the coding sequence ATGAGCCTCCTGCGCGACATCATCGGCCGAGTTGGCCGCACCGTGACCGCTTACGCGGGCGATAAGGCGCTGATGCTCGCCGCCGTCTCGGCGGCCGCCAACGTCATCGTGGCCGACGGCGAGGTCGCCGGTCGGGAATTCGACGCTGCCCTTCAGGGCCTTCGCGCCGATCCGGTGCTGATGAAGGGCTACGACGCGCTGATGCTGGAGACCGAGCTCTACGAAGGGATCGCCCGGGCGCGCACCCGCCTCGGTCGTGCCGAGAACCTGCGCCATGTCGGGGCGATCTCCGAGCGACCGGCGATCCAGCGCGAGAACGTGTTCCTGATCGCCGCGGATGTCGCCGATCAGGACGGGATCAGCAACATCGAGGCGAGCGCCCTCGGTGAGATCGCGGCGGCGCTGCGTGTTGACGGCGTCGGGCTCCTTCGAGCCAATCCGGTCCGCCATCCGCCAGCCTGA